A genomic window from Pseudomonas leptonychotis includes:
- the apaG gene encoding Co2+/Mg2+ efflux protein ApaG produces MSDSRYNIDVSVATRYLPEQSQPEQNRFAFAYTVTVSNKGELPAKLLSRHWVITDGDGRVQEVRGAGVIGQQPLIEAGASHTYSSGTVMTTRVGIMQGSYQMLAEDGKRFDALIAPFRLAVPGSLH; encoded by the coding sequence ATGAGCGATTCGCGCTACAACATCGACGTCAGCGTCGCCACCCGCTACCTGCCGGAGCAATCGCAGCCGGAGCAGAACCGCTTTGCCTTCGCCTACACCGTTACGGTGAGCAACAAGGGCGAACTGCCGGCCAAACTGCTCTCGCGCCATTGGGTGATTACTGATGGCGATGGCCGGGTGCAGGAAGTGCGCGGTGCCGGCGTGATCGGCCAGCAGCCGTTGATCGAAGCCGGTGCCAGCCACACGTACAGCAGCGGCACAGTAATGACTACCCGTGTGGGCATCATGCAGGGCAGCTATCAAATGCTGGCCGAAGACGGTAAACGCTTTGACGCGCTGATCGCGCCCTTCCGTCTCGCGGTGCCGGGCTCGCTGCACTAA
- a CDS encoding peptidylprolyl isomerase: MKIKLSDCVRPLLLGALFLGTAAQAEVQSLNRVVAIVDNDVVMQSQLDARLREVQQTIAQRGAALPPEHVLSQQVLERLIIENIQLQIGDRSGIRITDEELNQAIGTIAQRNGMSIEQFRAALAKDGLSYTDARDQVRREMIISRVRQRRVAERIQVTDQEVQNFLASDMGKMQLSEEFRLANILIPVTEGASSQDIQAADRQARELYQQLQQGADFAQLAIARSASETALEGGEMGWRKAGQLPPPFDAMLSAMSVGQVTEPMRTPGGFIMIKLLEKRGGDSQVRDEVNVRHILIKPSEIRSEAETKRLVERLYQRILSGEDFSELAKSFSEDPGSALNGGTLSWIDPNILVPEFREVMNSTPAGELSKPFKSPYGWHVLEVMGRRATDSSAQYREQQAMTLLRNRKYDEELQAWLRQIRDEAYVESKL, from the coding sequence GTGAAGATCAAGCTTTCTGATTGCGTGCGCCCACTGCTGTTGGGCGCGCTGTTTCTGGGTACTGCGGCACAAGCCGAAGTACAGTCACTCAACCGCGTCGTGGCAATTGTTGATAACGACGTGGTCATGCAAAGCCAGCTTGATGCGCGCCTGCGTGAGGTGCAGCAAACCATCGCTCAGCGCGGTGCGGCGCTGCCACCTGAGCATGTTCTCAGTCAGCAGGTGCTAGAGCGGCTAATCATTGAAAACATCCAACTGCAAATTGGTGATCGCTCAGGCATTCGCATTACCGACGAAGAGTTGAATCAGGCCATCGGCACTATCGCCCAGCGTAACGGTATGAGTATCGAGCAGTTTCGCGCGGCGCTAGCGAAGGACGGCCTGTCCTATACCGACGCACGTGACCAAGTACGTCGCGAAATGATCATCAGCCGTGTACGTCAACGTCGTGTGGCAGAACGCATCCAAGTCACGGATCAGGAAGTGCAAAACTTCCTCGCATCAGACATGGGCAAGATGCAGCTGTCGGAAGAGTTTCGCCTGGCGAACATTCTGATCCCGGTGACAGAAGGCGCTTCTTCGCAGGATATACAAGCAGCTGATCGCCAGGCTCGCGAGCTGTATCAGCAATTGCAGCAAGGTGCCGACTTTGCCCAGTTAGCCATTGCTCGTTCAGCCAGCGAAACCGCACTGGAAGGCGGCGAAATGGGCTGGCGTAAAGCCGGGCAATTGCCACCGCCTTTCGATGCAATGCTCAGTGCTATGTCGGTCGGCCAGGTGACAGAGCCGATGCGCACCCCAGGTGGCTTTATCATGATCAAGCTGCTGGAAAAGCGCGGCGGCGACAGCCAGGTACGTGACGAAGTAAATGTTCGTCACATCCTGATCAAGCCCAGCGAAATCCGTAGCGAAGCCGAAACTAAGCGCCTGGTTGAACGCCTGTACCAACGCATCCTATCTGGCGAAGACTTCAGTGAGCTGGCGAAGAGTTTCTCCGAAGACCCCGGTTCTGCCCTGAATGGCGGCACCCTGAGCTGGATCGACCCGAACATACTGGTACCTGAATTCCGCGAAGTGATGAACAGCACGCCAGCTGGCGAGCTGTCTAAGCCCTTCAAGAGCCCATACGGCTGGCACGTATTGGAAGTCATGGGCCGCCGCGCCACGGATAGCAGTGCCCAGTACCGCGAGCAACAGGCGATGACCTTGTTGCGCAACCGCAAGTACGACGAAGAACTGCAGGCCTGGTTGCGCCAGATCCGCGACGAGGCTTATGTCGAGAGCAAGCTCTAG
- the murU gene encoding N-acetylmuramate alpha-1-phosphate uridylyltransferase MurU codes for MKAMILAAGKGERLRPLTLHTPKPLVRAAGVPLIEYHVRALAAAGFTELVINHAWLGQQIEDYLGDGSRFGVRIAYSAEGEPLETGGGIFQALPLLGDQPFALINGDVFTDYSFAELRKPLAGLAHLVLVANPGHHVGGDFHLQGDQVSDAQANQVSLTYSGIAVLSPALFADCRPGAFKLAPLLRAAMAAGQVSGEQFSGCWVDVGTHERLADVERLLEARG; via the coding sequence ATGAAGGCGATGATTCTGGCTGCTGGTAAAGGTGAGCGTTTGCGCCCACTGACTCTACATACCCCCAAACCCTTGGTGCGTGCGGCCGGTGTGCCTTTGATCGAGTACCACGTGCGGGCATTGGCGGCGGCCGGCTTCACCGAGCTGGTAATCAATCATGCCTGGCTGGGCCAGCAGATTGAGGATTACCTGGGAGATGGCTCCCGTTTTGGCGTCCGTATTGCCTATTCCGCGGAGGGTGAGCCGCTGGAAACGGGGGGCGGGATTTTCCAGGCCCTGCCACTGTTGGGCGATCAGCCCTTTGCCTTGATCAATGGCGACGTGTTCACCGATTACTCTTTTGCTGAGCTGCGAAAGCCTTTAGCTGGGTTGGCCCATCTGGTGTTGGTCGCTAATCCTGGCCATCACGTGGGCGGGGATTTTCACTTGCAAGGCGATCAGGTCAGCGATGCTCAGGCGAATCAGGTCAGTCTGACCTACAGCGGCATTGCGGTGTTGTCACCGGCCTTGTTTGCCGACTGCCGGCCTGGAGCCTTCAAGCTCGCGCCTTTGTTGCGCGCAGCCATGGCGGCTGGGCAGGTCAGTGGCGAGCAGTTTTCGGGCTGTTGGGTGGATGTCGGTACTCATGAGCGTCTGGCGGACGTTGAGCGTTTGCTTGAGGCGCGCGGCTGA
- a CDS encoding LPS-assembly protein LptD: MAVKYPAFRKKFPLLVTGSLLALQPLAVPFAIAADQFDCQVSATGGWACAPKTSNAALPARPVQRDSVASSKTADGRTESGQTKAAQATLVTESRGKGLASRSADYSHLDWVPRENLSAAQLAEAGPYCAGAYVEPTRPGMDDKTPMDEAPMFVSAKASRYEQEEQVATLAGDVVLRQAGMQVEADEANLRQAENRGELIGNVRLRDQGMLVVGDRAELQLDNGEAKVDNAEYVLHKSHIRGNALYAKREESAIIRLKDGTYTSCEPGSNAWHLKGNNITLNPATGFGTATNVTLRVKNIPVFYTPYIYFPIDDRRQSGFLPPSIGSSSDNGLTLQTPYYFNLAPNYDATLYPTYMSDRGLLMEGEFRYLTKNSEGQFGGAYLDDSNDDRKLQSEYQDQRWMHSWQHKTGLTSRLLAEVDYTDISDPYYFQDLDSDLGISSTSFVNQRGTLTYRGDSYTARLNAHAYELANITDITPYNRLPQLTLDGVLPFQPAGVNFSYGTEYVRFDRSLRKGNFVKEDGVVEQPWYDENIFGLARANGERIHLEPAVSLPLNWSWGFIKPQIKFLQTNYDLSLDSKGKQNLASSNQSFEDTPDRGLGMFSLDSGLYFDRNSQWFGKSYRQTLEPRLFYLYVPEEDQTDIPIFDSGESTFDYSSLWRENRFSGRDRIGDENKLSLGVTNRWIEPNGFERQRFSIGQAFYFEDRQVQLPGIDYRTRQDSQASVSPYALEYLYRFNRDWRFSSDFNWDPDSHTTRSGSAMFHYQPEDNPNKVVNAGYRYRNDTIRYDETTGSWVVGGGDYGTPGSPEYIEDYYKISQHDFSVIWPVVPQWNVISRWQYDYGRDRTLEAFAGFEYDNCCWKLRLINRYWIDYDEVSLNPSLNDQADRGIFLQIVLKGLGGVVGNKVETFLDQGIQGYREREDQAF, translated from the coding sequence ATGGCAGTAAAATACCCCGCGTTTCGTAAGAAATTCCCTCTACTGGTTACTGGCAGCCTACTGGCGCTACAACCTTTAGCCGTTCCTTTTGCTATCGCTGCTGATCAGTTCGATTGCCAGGTTTCCGCCACCGGCGGCTGGGCATGCGCCCCGAAAACCAGCAATGCTGCACTGCCAGCTCGGCCAGTACAACGTGATTCGGTTGCCAGCAGCAAGACTGCTGATGGCCGCACTGAATCCGGCCAAACCAAAGCGGCGCAAGCAACCCTGGTTACGGAAAGCCGTGGCAAAGGCCTCGCCTCGCGCAGCGCCGACTACAGCCATCTGGATTGGGTGCCGCGAGAAAACCTCAGCGCCGCTCAGCTAGCTGAAGCTGGCCCTTATTGCGCTGGCGCTTATGTAGAGCCAACTCGACCAGGCATGGACGACAAAACGCCGATGGATGAAGCGCCGATGTTCGTCTCGGCCAAAGCCTCGCGCTATGAGCAGGAAGAGCAAGTCGCCACCCTCGCCGGCGATGTAGTTTTGCGCCAGGCCGGCATGCAGGTTGAAGCGGATGAAGCCAACCTGCGTCAAGCGGAAAACCGTGGTGAGCTGATCGGCAATGTGCGTCTGCGTGATCAGGGCATGCTGGTTGTCGGTGACCGCGCCGAACTGCAGCTGGATAACGGCGAAGCCAAAGTCGACAACGCTGAATATGTGCTGCACAAGAGCCATATCCGCGGTAATGCGCTCTACGCCAAGCGTGAAGAAAGCGCGATTATCCGTCTGAAAGACGGCACTTACACCAGCTGCGAGCCGGGTAGCAACGCGTGGCACCTGAAGGGTAATAACATCACCCTGAACCCGGCTACCGGTTTCGGTACCGCGACCAACGTCACCCTGCGGGTAAAGAATATTCCGGTGTTCTACACACCTTATATCTACTTCCCAATTGATGACCGTCGCCAGTCCGGCTTCTTGCCGCCGAGCATCGGCAGCTCCAGCGATAACGGCCTGACGCTGCAAACGCCTTATTACTTCAACCTGGCACCGAACTATGACGCCACGTTGTACCCAACCTATATGAGCGACCGCGGCTTGCTGATGGAAGGCGAGTTCCGCTACCTCACCAAGAACAGCGAAGGCCAGTTTGGCGGTGCTTATCTCGATGACAGCAACGACGACCGCAAACTGCAGTCGGAGTACCAAGACCAGCGCTGGATGCACAGCTGGCAGCACAAGACGGGATTGACCTCGCGCTTGCTGGCTGAAGTCGACTACACCGACATCAGCGACCCATACTATTTCCAGGACCTGGACAGCGACCTTGGCATCAGCTCAACCAGCTTTGTTAATCAGCGCGGCACTCTGACCTATCGCGGCGACAGCTACACCGCACGACTGAACGCGCACGCTTACGAACTGGCCAACATCACCGATATCACGCCGTACAATCGTTTGCCGCAACTGACACTAGATGGCGTGTTGCCATTTCAGCCTGCTGGTGTGAACTTCAGCTACGGCACTGAATATGTTCGCTTCGATCGCAGCCTACGCAAGGGCAACTTCGTCAAAGAAGACGGTGTAGTAGAACAGCCGTGGTACGACGAAAATATATTTGGCCTTGCTCGCGCCAATGGCGAGCGTATACATCTAGAACCCGCCGTAAGCCTGCCGCTGAACTGGAGTTGGGGCTTTATCAAGCCGCAGATTAAGTTTCTGCAGACCAACTACGACCTGAGTCTGGACTCGAAAGGTAAACAGAACCTAGCCAGCAGCAATCAGTCGTTTGAAGATACGCCTGATCGTGGCCTTGGCATGTTCAGCCTGGACAGCGGTTTGTACTTCGACCGCAACAGCCAATGGTTCGGCAAATCTTATCGACAAACGCTGGAACCGCGCCTGTTCTATCTTTATGTACCCGAAGAAGACCAGACCGACATCCCCATTTTCGACAGCGGCGAGAGCACTTTCGACTACTCCTCGCTATGGCGTGAAAACCGCTTCTCGGGCAGAGACCGCATTGGTGATGAAAACAAACTGTCACTGGGCGTAACCAACCGCTGGATCGAACCCAACGGATTTGAGCGCCAGCGCTTCAGTATCGGCCAGGCCTTCTACTTCGAAGACCGCCAGGTACAGCTCCCAGGGATTGACTACCGTACCCGCCAAGACTCGCAAGCGTCGGTTTCTCCCTACGCATTGGAATACCTGTATCGCTTTAACCGCGACTGGCGTTTCTCGTCCGATTTCAACTGGGACCCGGACAGCCACACCACTCGTTCGGGTAGCGCCATGTTCCACTACCAACCCGAAGACAACCCGAACAAGGTAGTCAACGCGGGATATCGCTATCGCAACGACACCATACGTTACGACGAAACCACCGGTAGCTGGGTCGTGGGCGGCGGTGACTATGGCACACCAGGCTCACCTGAATATATTGAGGACTACTACAAGATAAGTCAGCACGACTTCTCGGTTATCTGGCCGGTCGTGCCGCAGTGGAACGTGATTTCGCGCTGGCAGTATGACTACGGCCGCGACCGTACACTGGAAGCCTTCGCTGGCTTTGAGTACGACAACTGCTGCTGGAAACTGCGCCTGATCAACCGCTACTGGATTGATTATGACGAAGTCAGCCTGAACCCGTCACTGAACGACCAAGCTGACCGCGGCATCTTCCTGCAGATCGTACTTAAGGGTCTGGGCGGTGTAGTCGGCAATAAAGTTGAGACTTTCCTCGATCAAGGCATTCAAGGTTATCGTGAACGTGAAGATCAAGCTTTCTGA
- a CDS encoding aminoglycoside phosphotransferase family protein: MPDEDVRLKLLENWLDQQLPGLFAEQGWGAVPPATLTSASSDASFRRYFRWQGAGRSLIVMDAPPPQEDCAPFVKVAHLLAEARLNVPQILAADLERGFLLLNDLGRQTYLDVINDDNADALFADAMQALLAFQQLPMTTPLPSYDDALLRRELQLFPEWYVQRHLGVEFSEQQHALWQRASQLLIDSALIQPKVLVHRDYMPRNLMLSEPNPGVLDFQDAVYGPVTYDITCLFKDAFLSWPEARVRGWLEQYWQQAREAGVPVQPELDDFLRASDLMGVQRHLKVIGIFARICHRDGKPKYLGDVPRFFSYIEAVLARRPELAELAELLGSLQRESA, translated from the coding sequence ATGCCTGATGAAGATGTACGCTTAAAACTTCTCGAAAATTGGCTGGATCAGCAGCTGCCTGGGCTGTTTGCCGAGCAGGGCTGGGGCGCTGTACCGCCCGCCACGTTGACCTCTGCCAGCAGTGACGCCAGTTTTCGCCGTTATTTCCGCTGGCAAGGGGCCGGGCGGAGTTTAATCGTGATGGATGCCCCGCCGCCGCAGGAAGACTGCGCGCCCTTCGTCAAGGTGGCGCATTTGCTGGCTGAGGCACGCCTCAACGTGCCGCAAATTCTGGCTGCTGACCTTGAGCGAGGCTTTCTCTTGCTCAATGATTTAGGCCGACAGACGTATCTGGATGTCATCAACGACGACAATGCGGATGCATTATTTGCTGATGCGATGCAGGCATTGCTGGCCTTCCAGCAGTTGCCGATGACCACGCCATTGCCAAGCTACGATGATGCACTGCTGCGCCGTGAGCTGCAGTTATTCCCTGAGTGGTATGTACAGCGCCATTTGGGAGTGGAGTTCAGCGAGCAACAGCACGCTCTGTGGCAGCGCGCCAGTCAGTTGTTGATCGACAGCGCCCTGATTCAGCCTAAGGTGCTGGTGCACCGTGACTACATGCCGCGCAACCTGATGCTCAGTGAGCCGAATCCCGGTGTGCTGGATTTTCAGGATGCTGTGTACGGCCCGGTTACGTATGACATCACTTGCCTGTTCAAAGATGCCTTCCTCAGTTGGCCAGAGGCGCGTGTACGCGGCTGGTTGGAGCAGTATTGGCAGCAGGCGCGTGAAGCGGGTGTGCCGGTTCAGCCCGAATTGGATGACTTCTTGCGTGCCAGCGACTTGATGGGCGTGCAGCGCCACCTCAAGGTGATCGGTATCTTTGCGCGCATTTGCCATCGCGATGGCAAGCCCAAGTATCTGGGCGATGTGCCGCGGTTCTTCTCTTATATAGAGGCGGTATTGGCGCGCCGACCGGAGCTGGCGGAGTTGGCTGAGTTGCTCGGCAGCCTGCAGCGGGAGTCTGCATGA
- a CDS encoding symmetrical bis(5'-nucleosyl)-tetraphosphatase: MATYAVGDLQGCLKPLQCLLERVAFDPAQDNLWLVGDLVNRGPESLATLRFLYNIRDALTCVLGNHDLHLLAVAHNIERLKRGDTLREIIDAPDAADLLDWLRRQKLLHYDEARDTALVHAGIPPQWNMDKALRRAAEVEAALRDDALMPQFLDGMYGNEPAKWDGDLHGVTRLRVITNYFTRMRFCKADGTLDLKSKEGVGSAPPGYAPWFSYKQRKTRGQRIIFGHWAALEGQSSEPDVIALDTGCVWGASMTLINIDSGEKYSCDCKEQA; encoded by the coding sequence ATGGCCACCTACGCAGTCGGCGACCTGCAAGGCTGCCTGAAACCCCTGCAATGCCTGCTTGAGCGCGTGGCCTTTGATCCCGCGCAGGACAATCTCTGGTTGGTGGGCGACCTCGTCAACCGCGGGCCTGAGTCCCTAGCGACGCTGCGTTTTCTCTACAACATCCGTGATGCGCTGACCTGCGTGCTGGGCAATCACGACCTGCACCTGCTGGCCGTGGCGCACAACATCGAACGCCTGAAAAGAGGCGACACCCTGCGCGAGATCATCGACGCGCCGGATGCTGCCGACTTGCTCGACTGGCTGCGCCGGCAGAAGCTTCTGCATTACGACGAAGCACGCGATACCGCCCTGGTACACGCCGGCATCCCGCCGCAGTGGAACATGGACAAAGCGCTCAGACGCGCCGCCGAAGTGGAAGCAGCTCTGCGTGACGACGCACTCATGCCGCAGTTTCTCGACGGTATGTATGGCAACGAGCCGGCCAAGTGGGACGGTGACCTGCACGGCGTAACCCGTCTGCGGGTGATCACCAATTACTTCACCCGCATGCGCTTCTGCAAAGCCGACGGCACCCTCGACTTAAAAAGCAAGGAAGGCGTCGGCAGTGCACCGCCAGGCTACGCGCCCTGGTTCAGCTACAAGCAGCGCAAGACTCGCGGCCAACGCATCATTTTCGGCCACTGGGCTGCGCTCGAAGGGCAATCCTCGGAACCCGACGTGATTGCCCTGGATACCGGCTGCGTCTGGGGCGCGAGCATGACCCTGATAAATATCGATAGCGGCGAGAAATACAGCTGCGACTGTAAGGAGCAAGCATGA
- a CDS encoding alpha/beta hydrolase family protein, with protein MFSRPAALALSLLLSISPLHAEEEPSAADTPAEPAEELRAPLTERSELEATALEQQLEQKEQQQLHAGAERFLALWLPANVPEPNGVVIILPGDDESADWPQSVGPLRRKLPNGGWHSLSLTLPDPNNVAPPLRSAEPPETDPADEAAADATKATTEEDTEGSPATDDAATPTSNSQLDSAETAASKVKSIEEQQKAHAERVLARIESAIGFAEQQQAKTIVLLGHGSGSYWAARYLAERKPAQIQNLLLVAAQLPAGYTPPLDELIPQLQLATGDFYYKDLSADRQAALKRSQASKRHKHPTYVQIAMKALPGNREAEQEQLYRRIRGWLTLKLQAK; from the coding sequence ATGTTTTCGCGCCCTGCTGCACTGGCACTGAGCCTGCTGCTATCGATTAGCCCGCTGCATGCGGAAGAAGAACCCTCAGCAGCCGACACGCCCGCAGAGCCCGCAGAAGAGCTGCGCGCCCCCCTGACCGAGCGCAGCGAACTGGAAGCCACGGCCCTGGAACAGCAGCTGGAGCAAAAGGAACAACAACAGCTGCACGCCGGCGCAGAGCGCTTTCTCGCTTTATGGCTGCCGGCCAATGTCCCGGAGCCCAATGGCGTGGTGATTATTCTGCCGGGCGATGATGAAAGTGCTGACTGGCCGCAAAGTGTCGGGCCCTTGCGGCGCAAACTACCTAATGGAGGCTGGCACAGCCTTAGCCTGACCCTGCCCGACCCCAACAATGTTGCACCGCCGCTGCGCAGCGCCGAACCACCCGAGACAGATCCGGCGGACGAAGCAGCAGCCGACGCCACGAAGGCGACGACCGAGGAAGACACCGAGGGCAGCCCCGCGACAGATGACGCGGCCACGCCAACCAGCAACAGCCAACTCGACAGTGCCGAAACTGCGGCGAGCAAAGTAAAAAGCATTGAGGAACAGCAAAAAGCACATGCCGAACGCGTATTGGCACGCATTGAGTCGGCCATCGGCTTTGCCGAGCAACAGCAAGCCAAGACCATCGTGTTGCTCGGCCACGGCAGTGGCAGTTACTGGGCCGCGCGTTATCTGGCCGAACGCAAGCCGGCCCAAATTCAAAATCTGCTGCTGGTCGCCGCGCAATTACCCGCCGGCTACACCCCACCCCTGGATGAACTGATCCCACAACTGCAATTGGCGACCGGGGACTTCTATTACAAGGACCTGTCCGCCGACCGCCAAGCCGCGCTCAAGCGCTCACAGGCCAGCAAGCGGCACAAGCATCCCACCTATGTACAAATCGCCATGAAAGCGCTGCCGGGCAACCGCGAAGCCGAGCAGGAGCAACTCTACCGCCGCATTCGTGGCTGGCTGACGTTGAAACTGCAAGCGAAATAG
- the rsmA gene encoding 16S rRNA (adenine(1518)-N(6)/adenine(1519)-N(6))-dimethyltransferase RsmA: MSEYQHRARKRFGQNFLHDAGVIHRILRAIHAREGEHMLEIGPGQGALTEGLLNSGAQLDVIELDRDLIPILQHQFGNNPRFRLNQGDALKFDFNQLQAAPHSLRVVGNLPYNISTPLIFHLLSNASLIRDMHFMLQKEVVERLAAEPGGGDWGRLSIMVQYHCRVEHLFNVGPGAFNPPPKVDSAIVRLVPHDVLPHPAKDHHLLERVVREAFNQRRKTLRNTLKNLLPAAAIEAAGVDGSLRPEQLDLAAFVRLADKLAEQSNAD; the protein is encoded by the coding sequence ATGTCCGAGTACCAACACCGCGCGCGCAAGCGCTTCGGCCAGAACTTCCTGCATGACGCTGGGGTCATTCACCGCATTCTGCGCGCCATCCACGCCCGCGAAGGCGAGCACATGCTGGAAATCGGGCCAGGCCAAGGCGCACTGACCGAAGGCCTGCTCAACAGCGGCGCGCAGCTCGACGTGATTGAACTCGATCGCGACCTGATCCCGATTTTGCAACACCAGTTCGGCAACAACCCGCGCTTTCGCCTGAATCAGGGCGACGCTCTCAAGTTCGACTTCAACCAGCTGCAGGCCGCGCCACACAGCCTGCGCGTGGTCGGCAACCTGCCGTACAACATCTCCACGCCGCTGATCTTCCACCTGTTGAGCAATGCCTCGCTGATCCGCGACATGCACTTTATGCTGCAAAAAGAAGTGGTCGAGCGCTTGGCCGCAGAGCCTGGTGGCGGCGATTGGGGCCGGCTGTCGATCATGGTGCAGTACCACTGCCGCGTGGAACATCTGTTCAACGTCGGCCCCGGCGCGTTCAACCCACCGCCCAAAGTCGACTCGGCGATCGTCCGCTTGGTGCCACACGACGTGCTGCCGCATCCGGCCAAGGATCATCATCTGCTTGAGCGCGTGGTCCGTGAAGCCTTCAACCAAAGGCGCAAAACACTGCGCAATACCCTGAAGAATTTACTGCCCGCTGCGGCAATCGAAGCCGCAGGCGTCGATGGCAGCCTGCGCCCCGAGCAACTGGACCTGGCTGCGTTTGTACGCCTGGCGGACAAACTAGCGGAACAATCCAACGCCGACTGA
- a CDS encoding DnaJ domain-containing protein, with product MLWPATLLGAVVGLVVASIPGAMLGGLLGQVLDRRLRLQSWGALRERLGGRAESRDEWLLFILLGRLAKSGGRVLPAHIKQAQAEMQRLGLDVEGQRQAIAAFAQGKTGRYSLRAPLRRQRGRSEALLRACWRMAWVDGQVAQAERELIMLWGKWLQVSAAVQAQLSDTYAPQQGPLVSSVSNAYQHALRLLNVNAEAEPAQIKQAYRRLLSRHHPDKLAGSGATPERVREATERTRELHQAYDLIRQRHGFR from the coding sequence ATGCTCTGGCCTGCGACCTTATTGGGGGCTGTTGTCGGTCTGGTAGTGGCCAGTATTCCCGGGGCAATGCTCGGCGGGTTGTTGGGCCAGGTTCTGGACCGGCGCTTGCGGCTGCAGTCCTGGGGAGCGTTGCGTGAGCGCTTGGGTGGTCGCGCCGAGTCACGTGATGAGTGGCTACTTTTTATATTGCTGGGACGTTTGGCCAAGAGCGGTGGCCGTGTACTCCCGGCGCATATCAAGCAGGCTCAGGCGGAAATGCAGCGTTTGGGGCTGGATGTAGAGGGGCAGCGACAGGCGATAGCGGCTTTTGCCCAGGGCAAGACCGGGCGCTATAGCTTGCGTGCGCCATTGCGTCGTCAGCGCGGACGCAGTGAGGCGCTGTTGCGCGCTTGCTGGCGGATGGCCTGGGTGGATGGCCAGGTTGCCCAGGCAGAGCGTGAGTTGATCATGCTTTGGGGCAAGTGGTTGCAAGTCTCAGCGGCTGTCCAGGCGCAGCTGAGTGACACGTATGCGCCGCAGCAAGGGCCGTTGGTTTCGAGCGTCAGCAACGCTTATCAGCATGCGCTGAGGCTGTTGAATGTAAATGCCGAGGCCGAGCCTGCGCAGATCAAGCAGGCGTATCGACGCTTATTGAGCCGCCACCATCCGGACAAGTTAGCGGGGAGCGGTGCGACGCCAGAACGCGTGCGCGAGGCCACGGAACGTACACGTGAGCTGCATCAGGCCTATGACCTGATTCGCCAGCGTCACGGTTTTCGTTAG
- the pdxA gene encoding 4-hydroxythreonine-4-phosphate dehydrogenase PdxA translates to MITTRPFALTPGEPAGIGPDLCLLLAREAQPHALIAIASRDLLLQRAQLMGLSIQLIAVSPERWPDQAAPAGSLYVWDTPLAAPVKPGQLNTSNAHYVLQTLTRAGQGCLDGHFAGMITAPVHKGVINEAGINFSGHTEFLAELTHTEQVVMMLATHGLRVALVTTHLPLKDVADAITPERLTRVTRILDHDLRSKFGIAQPRILVCGLNPHAGEGGHLGREEIEIIEPTLQQLRSEGINLIGPLPADTLFTPKHLEHCDAVLAMYHDQGLPVLKYKGFGAAVNVTLGLPIIRTSVDHGTALDLAGSGQIDSGSLQVALQTAYEMAARQVKSH, encoded by the coding sequence ATGATTACCACTCGCCCTTTCGCACTGACTCCAGGTGAGCCTGCCGGCATAGGCCCCGATCTATGCCTGCTACTAGCCCGCGAAGCACAGCCGCACGCGCTGATTGCCATCGCCAGCCGAGACTTACTACTCCAACGCGCACAGCTAATGGGGCTGAGCATTCAATTGATCGCAGTCAGCCCAGAACGCTGGCCGGACCAGGCCGCACCCGCTGGCAGCCTGTATGTTTGGGACACGCCACTGGCCGCCCCTGTAAAGCCCGGTCAACTGAATACAAGCAACGCGCACTATGTGCTGCAAACCCTGACCCGCGCGGGTCAAGGCTGCCTCGATGGGCACTTCGCCGGAATGATTACGGCCCCCGTGCACAAAGGCGTAATCAACGAGGCAGGAATTAACTTTTCCGGTCACACCGAGTTTCTTGCCGAACTGACGCATACCGAACAGGTGGTGATGATGCTCGCCACTCATGGTTTACGTGTAGCGTTGGTGACCACACACCTGCCGCTCAAAGATGTAGCCGATGCCATTACCCCCGAACGCCTAACCCGCGTCACGCGTATTCTCGACCATGATCTGCGCAGCAAATTTGGCATCGCTCAGCCGCGCATCCTCGTGTGCGGCCTCAATCCGCATGCCGGCGAAGGTGGTCATTTGGGGCGTGAGGAAATCGAGATCATCGAGCCAACGCTGCAACAATTACGCAGCGAAGGTATCAACCTGATCGGCCCGCTACCCGCCGACACCCTGTTCACCCCCAAGCACCTCGAACATTGTGATGCGGTGCTGGCGATGTATCACGACCAGGGCCTACCGGTGCTCAAATACAAAGGCTTTGGCGCGGCCGTAAACGTCACCCTCGGGCTGCCCATCATCCGCACCTCGGTCGACCACGGCACCGCACTGGATTTGGCCGGTAGCGGCCAGATCGACAGCGGCAGCCTGCAGGTGGCCCTGCAAACCGCATACGAAATGGCCGCCCGCCAGGTGAAAAGCCACTGA